One part of the Sorangiineae bacterium MSr11954 genome encodes these proteins:
- a CDS encoding aminotransferase class III-fold pyridoxal phosphate-dependent enzyme, translating to MTSADASSDSVHSASIEARRAFVERNPESRAGFESACQAMPGGNTRTVLFHEPFPLRIARGEGCRIWDADGHEYIDFLGEFTAGLFGHSHPDITAAVKAAIDNGISLSGHNTLEARFAGAVCARFPSLELVRFTNSGTEANLLAIATAKVATGRSKVLVFDGAYHGSLLSFAGGGLPINVPHAWVVGTYNDVAGTEALFDAHGPELAAVLVEPMLGAGGCVPGEPAFLEMLRARTCSSGALLIFDEVMTSRLAPGGRQGELGIRPDLTTLGKYIAGGMSFGAFGGRRELMSLYDPRQRGALPHAGTFNNNVLTMSAGLAALRVLTPEVTRALNLRGDALRLRLDALCKAARANMLFTGIGSMLTVHFTDRPVRSGADVAAGDAALKELFFFEMLAHGIYFARRGMMALSLPIGDLECDRLASAVESFLTRHRALLQSSSG from the coding sequence ATGACGTCGGCCGATGCATCCTCCGATTCCGTGCACTCTGCAAGTATCGAAGCGCGGCGCGCGTTCGTCGAGCGCAACCCCGAGAGCCGCGCGGGGTTCGAGAGCGCCTGCCAGGCGATGCCGGGGGGCAACACGCGCACGGTGCTGTTCCACGAACCGTTTCCGCTCCGCATCGCGCGGGGGGAGGGCTGTCGCATCTGGGACGCGGACGGGCACGAGTACATCGACTTCCTCGGCGAGTTCACGGCGGGGCTCTTCGGCCACTCGCACCCGGACATCACGGCGGCCGTGAAGGCGGCCATCGACAATGGCATTTCGCTCTCGGGCCACAACACGCTGGAGGCCCGCTTCGCCGGCGCGGTGTGCGCGCGCTTTCCGTCCTTGGAGCTGGTGCGCTTCACCAACTCGGGCACCGAGGCCAACCTGCTCGCGATCGCCACCGCCAAAGTCGCCACCGGGCGCTCCAAGGTGCTCGTGTTCGACGGCGCCTACCACGGGAGCCTCTTGTCGTTCGCCGGCGGCGGATTGCCCATCAATGTGCCGCACGCGTGGGTGGTCGGCACCTACAACGACGTAGCGGGCACCGAGGCGCTCTTCGATGCGCACGGCCCCGAGCTCGCCGCGGTGTTGGTGGAGCCGATGCTCGGCGCCGGCGGCTGCGTACCGGGTGAGCCGGCCTTCCTCGAGATGCTGCGCGCGCGCACGTGCTCTTCCGGAGCGCTCCTCATTTTCGACGAGGTGATGACCTCGCGGCTCGCCCCCGGCGGGCGCCAGGGCGAGCTCGGGATCCGCCCCGACCTGACGACCTTGGGCAAATACATCGCCGGCGGCATGTCGTTCGGCGCGTTCGGCGGGCGCCGCGAGCTGATGAGCCTCTACGATCCACGCCAGAGAGGCGCGCTGCCGCACGCGGGCACGTTCAACAACAACGTGCTCACCATGAGCGCGGGGCTCGCCGCGCTGCGGGTGCTCACGCCCGAGGTCACCCGCGCGCTCAACCTACGCGGCGATGCGCTTCGCCTGCGGCTCGACGCGCTGTGCAAGGCGGCGCGCGCCAATATGCTCTTCACCGGCATCGGCTCGATGCTCACGGTGCACTTCACCGATCGCCCCGTCCGCTCCGGCGCCGACGTCGCGGCGGGCGACGCGGCGCTCAAAGAGCTCTTCTTCTTCGAAATGCTGGCGCACGGCATCTACTTCGCGCGGCGCGGCATGATGGCGCTCTCGCTGCCGATCGGCGATCTCGAATGCGACCGGCTCGCATCCGCAGTGGAATCGTTTCTGACGCGGCATCGCGCGCTGCTTCAGTCATCATCGGGGTAA
- a CDS encoding FMN-binding negative transcriptional regulator, whose amino-acid sequence MYLPASFRENRLPVLHDTIARMGFATLVTSGPDGLVATHLPMYVEPAEGPMGTLYGHVARANPQWKELAGSGEALVTFVGPDAYVSPSYYPSKPIAGKVVPTWNYVAVHAYGKAEAIEEPAPLLEIVTRLTDAHEAGRAERWSVSDAPESYVQGLLRAIVGIRIPISRIEGKWKLSQNRSPEDAAGVIAGLSLSEHGNERATAEAMKALGTPADPAGTVRR is encoded by the coding sequence ATGTACCTGCCCGCCTCCTTCCGCGAGAACCGGCTCCCGGTCCTTCACGACACCATCGCGCGCATGGGTTTTGCGACCCTGGTGACCTCGGGCCCCGACGGCCTCGTTGCCACCCATCTTCCCATGTACGTCGAGCCCGCCGAGGGCCCGATGGGGACGCTCTACGGCCACGTCGCCAGGGCCAACCCGCAGTGGAAGGAGCTCGCGGGAAGCGGCGAAGCCCTGGTCACCTTCGTGGGGCCGGACGCGTACGTATCGCCCTCGTACTACCCGAGCAAGCCGATCGCCGGCAAGGTCGTCCCCACGTGGAACTACGTGGCGGTTCACGCCTATGGGAAGGCGGAGGCCATCGAGGAGCCCGCGCCGCTCTTGGAGATCGTCACGCGCTTGACCGACGCGCACGAGGCCGGACGCGCGGAGCGCTGGAGCGTCAGCGACGCGCCCGAGTCGTATGTGCAGGGGCTCTTGCGGGCCATCGTGGGCATACGCATCCCCATTTCGCGCATCGAGGGAAAGTGGAAGCTCAGTCAAAATCGCTCGCCCGAGGACGCCGCAGGTGTGATCGCCGGGCTCTCTCTCTCCGAGCATGGAAACGAGCGCGCCACGGCGGAGGCCATGAAGGCGCTCGGCACACCGGCCGATCCCGCGGGCACCGTGCGCCGGTGA
- the tsaA gene encoding tRNA (N6-threonylcarbamoyladenosine(37)-N6)-methyltransferase TrmO yields MSAPLSVSPIGVVRTPFKEKVSAPRQAVTARDVPGTIELLPEYEHALSDLEGIDRIWVLWWFHLAEGWRAKVLPPRSEHRRGLFATRSPHRPNPIALSCVRLVRVSGLTLHILDVDMVDGTPVLDIKPYVPYADAFPEAHTGWLEKARDPAPGHTVTWSEEARAQAGWLAETYGLELMAPIEAILSLGPQPHPYRRIKKLPGDGAGLCLAYKDWRVLFRAEGERTIAVDALATGYRQNQLFGAARVRFEHDPESLAVHRAFVIRFPPRRDPEPTGDPT; encoded by the coding sequence GTGAGCGCGCCTCTCTCCGTCTCACCCATCGGCGTGGTGCGGACGCCGTTCAAGGAGAAGGTGAGCGCGCCGCGCCAGGCGGTGACCGCGCGCGACGTGCCGGGCACCATCGAGCTCCTGCCCGAGTACGAGCACGCGCTGTCCGATCTGGAGGGCATCGACCGCATCTGGGTCCTCTGGTGGTTCCACTTGGCCGAAGGATGGCGCGCCAAGGTGCTGCCGCCGCGCAGCGAGCATCGCCGCGGGTTGTTCGCCACGCGATCGCCGCACAGGCCGAACCCCATCGCGCTCTCGTGCGTGCGCCTGGTGCGCGTCTCGGGGCTCACCCTGCACATCCTCGACGTGGACATGGTCGACGGCACCCCGGTGCTCGACATCAAACCCTATGTGCCGTACGCCGACGCCTTCCCCGAGGCGCACACGGGCTGGCTCGAAAAGGCGCGCGATCCGGCGCCGGGCCATACCGTCACGTGGAGCGAAGAGGCGCGCGCCCAAGCCGGGTGGCTGGCCGAAACCTACGGCCTGGAGCTGATGGCGCCCATCGAGGCCATCTTGTCCCTCGGCCCGCAGCCGCACCCGTACCGGCGGATCAAGAAGCTCCCCGGCGATGGCGCGGGTCTTTGCCTCGCCTACAAAGATTGGCGCGTCCTCTTTCGCGCCGAGGGCGAGCGGACCATCGCCGTCGATGCGCTGGCGACGGGCTATCGGCAAAACCAGCTCTTTGGCGCGGCCCGCGTGCGCTTCGAGCACGATCCGGAGTCGCTGGCCGTGCACCGCGCCTTCGTGATCCGCTTTCCTCCTCGACGAGACCCCGAGCCCACCGGAGATCCAACATGA